Proteins from one Anthonomus grandis grandis chromosome 8, icAntGran1.3, whole genome shotgun sequence genomic window:
- the LOC126739405 gene encoding serine/threonine-protein kinase greatwall: protein MSGCPNDSKKIELQSNSTCRPPDIHDFCIIKPISRGAFGKVFLGAKKTNMDTMYAIKVMKKTEMINKNMVLQVVNERNALALTKSPFCVQLFYSLQTSSSIYLVMEYMVGGDLKSLLSVYGFFDESMATFYIAEVALALKYLHQHSIIHRDIKPDNMLLSKEGHVKLTDFGLSKVHMHRDLEITDFENCTPNLHLRTPGQLLSLTSHLSFGSGVSRCNSYSNNSSLFLHSEEISVLKESNTSTLGNSNKSNEKSNENKSKNHTGLSGVHFLSADNYTPLRSVDNTENSSYHTCASSLQTSHDTLNNSSSSPLSRKIPSRLGLYYKGRETERKRKNRSPSPGSIRKTYVRTGLTGEMEILRVDSTSPPKGVTFSTPVSAQRTSHLKSTRFQIPKSTPDQSKKQEELSSQVSPIPSEHATPKSPRTPYRTPKSVKRGQWSSDQRILGTPDYLAPELLLKKGHNHAVDWWALGVCFYEFVTGVPPFNDETPQQVFKNILEHNIEWPTDDEALSDPVVAAIESLLIHDPEGRAGVKELMHHEAFKHIDWSNLLNMTPPFVPDPCDLTDTAYFQARNELLNFNLSSFDL from the exons ATGAGCGGATGCCCTaatgattcaaaaaaaattgaactccAATCAAACAGTACGTGTAGGCCCCCAGATATTCACGATTTTTGCATTATAAAGCCAATAAGTCGAGGGGCTTTCGGAAAAGTTTTTTTGGGGGCTAAAAAAACCAACATGGATACGATGTATGCCATCAAAGTgatgaaaaaaactgaaatgataaataaaaacatggTGCTACAAGTGGTTAATGAGAGGAATGCATTGGCTCTTACGAAAAGTCCATTTTGTGTTCAGCTGTTCTATTCACTACAGACGTCTTCATCAATTTACTTAGTTATGGAATACATGGTGGGAGGAGATTTGAAATCTTTATTAAGCGTCTATGGGTTTTTTGATGAGTCTATGGCAACATTTTATATTGCAGAAGTAGCTCTAGCCCTAAAGTATTTGCACCAGCACAGCATAATTCATAGAGACATTAAACCGGACAACATGCTGCTATCAAAAGAAGGACATGTCAAACTCACAGACTTTGGTTTATCCAAAGTACATATGCACAGAGACTTGGAAATTACGGATTTTGAAAATTGCACTCCTAATTTACATCTTAGAACCCCAGGCCAGTTGTTAAGTTTAACCTcacatttaagttttggatCTGGTGTTTCTAGGTGTAATAGTTATTCAAACAATAGCTCATTATTTTTACATTCTGAAGAAATATCTGTGTTGAAAGAGAGCAACACATCTACCCTTGGCaattctaataaatcaaatgaaaaatctaatgaaaataagagtaaaaaCCACACAGGCTTGTCAGGAGTTCATTTTTTGTCAGCCGATAATTATACACCCCTTAGGTCTGTTGATAATACAGAAAACTCTTCTTACCATACATGTGCCTCAAGCTTACAGACTTCACATGATACCTTGAACAATAGCAGTTCGTCTCCACTTAGCAGAAAGATTCCCAGTAGATTAGGATTGTATTATAAAGGCAGAGAAACTGAGAGGAAAAGGAAAAATAGAAGCCCAAGTCCAGGAAGTATTAGGAAAACTTATGTTAGGACAGGCTTAACTGGGGAAATGGAAATATTAAGAGTTGATTCCACTAGTCCACCTAAAG gagTAACATTTTCAACACCAGTCTCAGCCCAAAGGACCTCACATCTAAAATCCACAAGGTTTCAAATACCAAAGTCAACTCCTGACCAGTCAAAGAAGCAAGAAGAATTATCCAGTCAAGTAAGTCCCATACCAAGCGAACATGCGACCCCCAAATCCCCAAGAACTCCTTACAGAACCCCAAAATCAGTGAAAAGAGGCCAGTGGAGCTCTGACCAAAGAATATTGGGAACACCTGATTATTTAGCTCCTGAATTGCTTCTGAAGAAGGGCCATAATCATGCGGTTGACTGGTGGGCTTTGGGAGTGTGTTTTTATGAATTCGTGACTGGAGTTCCACCTTTCAATGATGAAACACCTCagcaagtttttaaaaatatattggagCATAATATTGAATGGCCTACAGATGATGAAGCTTTGTCTGATCCAGTTGTTGCAGCCATTGAAAGTCTTTTAATCCATGATCCTGAAGGGAGGGCTGGGGTGAAGGAATTAATGCATCATGAGGCTTTTAAGCACATCGATTGGTCAAATTTGTTGAATATGACCCCACCATTTGTGCCGGATCCTTGTGATCTGACTGACACCGCCTATTTTCAAGCTAGAAATGAattgcttaattttaatttgtctagttttgatttgtaa